A part of Jiangella alba genomic DNA contains:
- a CDS encoding twin-arginine translocase TatA/TatE family subunit, with product MFDIGIGEVFVLLVVALLVFGPDRLPDMARQAAGFVRDLRTMVANARKDLSGTVGDLGIDKEDLKTLSDLRNPKSFVRQKVLDGMDLGLDDDDESSRHTNGNGNGRPSARSAATGGDRTGETVDVPPASADVPPEPEADMPPPPMEDTPAGPPAQPAASASANGAAASASANGAAASVPADGAAASEPSGDGAVSASAADAASDPEPAPVPADAARSPRFDPDAT from the coding sequence GTGTTCGACATAGGTATCGGCGAGGTGTTCGTGCTGCTCGTCGTCGCCCTGCTCGTCTTCGGCCCCGACCGGCTGCCCGACATGGCGCGACAGGCGGCCGGCTTCGTTCGTGACCTGCGCACCATGGTGGCCAACGCCCGGAAGGACCTCTCCGGCACGGTCGGCGACCTCGGCATCGACAAAGAGGATCTGAAGACCCTCTCCGACCTGCGCAACCCGAAGTCGTTCGTGCGCCAGAAGGTCCTCGACGGCATGGACCTCGGCCTCGACGACGATGACGAGTCGTCGCGGCACACCAACGGCAACGGCAACGGCCGGCCCTCCGCCCGCTCCGCCGCCACCGGCGGCGACCGCACCGGCGAAACCGTCGACGTCCCCCCGGCGTCGGCCGACGTGCCGCCCGAGCCGGAGGCCGACATGCCTCCGCCGCCGATGGAGGACACCCCGGCCGGTCCGCCCGCCCAGCCTGCTGCCTCCGCGTCGGCCAACGGTGCGGCTGCCTCCGCGTCGGCCAACGGTGCGGCTGCCTCCGTGCCGGCCGACGGCGCCGCGGCCTCCGAGCCGTCCGGCGATGGCGCTGTCTCCGCGTCGGCCGCCGATGCCGCCTCGGACCCCGAGCCCGCCCCCGTCCCCGCCGACGCGGCCCGCTCGCCCCGCTTCGACCCCGACGCCACCTGA
- a CDS encoding FadR/GntR family transcriptional regulator, with translation MTAGEAGRRTLADELAAGVVALIRERRLEAGAQMDTVRSMAERFAVAVPTMREALRRLEAMGVVVLRHGSGVYVGENVRRSVLPNPHGPLLTSESLVDLLLARSTIEPPIAAMGATVRDPDGVELITETLREAERCLVERNERLWLVNLDFHRAVAQASGNTVLAEVVDSIVLVHAQEQREILRLHGDEGEDFEEHRRIARAVLDGDADEAFRASKEHLDNVIEAIRSRRPDSGR, from the coding sequence GTGACTGCTGGGGAAGCGGGTCGCCGGACGCTGGCTGACGAGCTGGCTGCTGGTGTCGTCGCGCTGATCCGGGAGCGCCGCCTCGAGGCGGGTGCGCAGATGGACACCGTCCGGTCGATGGCCGAGCGGTTCGCCGTCGCGGTTCCGACCATGCGCGAGGCGTTGCGCCGGCTCGAGGCGATGGGCGTGGTGGTGCTGCGGCACGGGTCCGGGGTGTACGTGGGGGAGAACGTGCGCCGATCGGTGCTGCCGAATCCACACGGACCGTTACTGACCAGCGAGAGCCTGGTCGACCTCCTGCTGGCGCGCAGCACCATCGAACCGCCGATCGCGGCCATGGGCGCCACCGTCCGTGACCCTGACGGCGTCGAGCTGATCACCGAGACGCTGCGGGAGGCGGAGCGCTGTCTCGTCGAGCGCAACGAGCGGCTCTGGCTCGTCAACCTCGACTTCCACCGGGCGGTCGCGCAGGCGTCCGGCAACACGGTGCTGGCCGAGGTGGTCGACTCGATCGTGCTCGTACACGCCCAGGAACAGCGCGAGATCCTGCGGTTGCACGGGGACGAGGGCGAGGACTTCGAGGAGCATCGGCGCATCGCGCGGGCCGTGCTGGACGGCGACGCCGACGAGGCGTTCCGTGCCAGCAAGGAGCACCTCGACAACGTCATCGAGGCCATTCGCAGCAGGAGACCCGATTCCGGGCGGTAA
- a CDS encoding ABC transporter substrate-binding protein, with protein MRLRHTGVAALAASTLVLAACGGDDDDAEGASGPGLINFYTDKGAWEPQFLEVSDVSETSLGLGLEFTGYSDAEQYSAFVRQSFRTDDKPDLFTWHTGSELEDLVAEDLLAPTSDIWQAAIDNGDVPEAMEEHFTVDGEQYCVPMNAAYWVMYYNKPVFDQYGIAEPTSWTELIAAADTLVANGVTPFYETNILFSFVWFQTLLAGTDPELYNALSTGEAKYTDEGVVAVMEQWRGMLEAGYFGDPGDQTAPQDQLKAGTVAMINFGTFLSGQLNSVDMVSGTDYDFFVIPNVNPDLGQTSLIFETGPMCTAKGAENETSALQYAEWWMTDEAQTAWANARGDVSFNPKALVQDRLLADLNTQSGSGDHLLLERYFEATPTPVLTAALDGFSAFVTNPGDPMPILETIEAEAEAYWAEQG; from the coding sequence GTGAGATTGCGTCACACTGGGGTGGCGGCGCTGGCGGCGTCGACGCTCGTCCTGGCCGCGTGCGGGGGCGACGACGACGACGCCGAGGGCGCGAGCGGCCCCGGCCTGATCAACTTCTACACCGACAAGGGTGCCTGGGAGCCGCAGTTCCTGGAGGTGTCCGACGTGTCGGAGACCAGCCTGGGGCTGGGCCTGGAGTTCACCGGCTACTCCGACGCCGAGCAGTACTCGGCGTTCGTCCGGCAGTCCTTCCGCACCGACGACAAGCCCGACCTCTTCACCTGGCACACCGGCAGTGAGCTGGAGGACCTCGTCGCCGAGGACCTGCTGGCGCCGACGTCGGACATCTGGCAGGCCGCCATCGACAACGGCGACGTGCCCGAGGCCATGGAGGAGCACTTCACCGTCGACGGCGAGCAGTACTGCGTGCCGATGAACGCGGCCTACTGGGTCATGTACTACAACAAGCCGGTCTTCGACCAGTACGGCATCGCCGAGCCGACCAGCTGGACCGAGCTGATCGCCGCGGCCGACACCCTGGTGGCCAACGGCGTCACCCCGTTCTACGAGACGAACATCCTGTTCTCGTTCGTCTGGTTCCAGACGCTGCTCGCCGGCACCGACCCCGAGCTGTACAACGCGCTGTCGACGGGCGAGGCCAAGTACACCGACGAGGGCGTCGTCGCGGTGATGGAGCAGTGGCGCGGCATGCTCGAGGCCGGCTACTTCGGTGACCCGGGCGACCAGACCGCACCGCAGGACCAGCTGAAGGCCGGCACGGTCGCCATGATCAACTTCGGCACGTTCCTGAGCGGCCAGCTCAACAGCGTCGACATGGTCTCCGGCACCGACTACGACTTCTTCGTCATCCCGAACGTCAACCCCGACCTCGGACAGACGTCGCTGATCTTCGAGACCGGCCCCATGTGCACCGCGAAGGGCGCCGAGAACGAGACGTCCGCGCTGCAGTACGCGGAGTGGTGGATGACCGACGAGGCGCAGACGGCGTGGGCGAACGCCCGCGGCGACGTGTCGTTCAACCCGAAGGCGCTGGTGCAGGACCGCCTGCTGGCCGACCTGAACACGCAGTCCGGCAGCGGCGACCACCTGCTGCTCGAGCGGTACTTCGAGGCGACGCCGACGCCGGTGCTGACGGCGGCGCTGGACGGCTTCAGCGCGTTCGTCACCAACCCCGGCGACCCGATGCCGATTCTCGAGACGATCGAGGCCGAGGCCGAGGCGTACTGGGCCGAGCAGGGCTGA
- a CDS encoding carbohydrate ABC transporter permease, translating to MSAPATAAPKTPPGGSAPPEPSRRRRTTYGWPARGFSLPAVLVVAVLLYLPFLWTTWISFTEYNGLGSPEWVGLDNYRAMFDDPNFATSVRNTLIWVVGSITVPVGLGLLIAVLSHGTRFGSWLRLPFLIPYAISGVAVGVVWKFVLQNGGGLSQALDALGLPGADLRWLSDAPLNTLVMIGAAAWQQSGVNALLFVIGLQSIPREPIEAARLDGASGWRMFRHLTWPMLRPLTTVVVGLSLVASLKTFDIVWVMTKGGPGGNADTLAVTMYEETFVNSAYGAGSAVAVFLSVVTFLAAITYLRRQLSPERAV from the coding sequence ATGTCCGCGCCGGCCACGGCCGCACCCAAGACGCCGCCCGGCGGCTCGGCACCACCCGAGCCGTCGCGGCGCCGCCGGACCACGTACGGCTGGCCGGCGCGGGGCTTCAGCCTTCCCGCCGTCCTGGTGGTGGCGGTTCTGCTGTACCTGCCGTTCCTCTGGACGACGTGGATCAGCTTCACCGAGTACAACGGCCTCGGCTCGCCCGAGTGGGTCGGCCTGGACAACTACCGGGCGATGTTCGACGACCCGAACTTCGCCACGTCGGTGCGCAACACGCTGATCTGGGTCGTCGGGAGCATCACCGTCCCGGTCGGGCTGGGTCTGCTCATCGCGGTGCTGTCGCACGGGACGCGGTTCGGCAGCTGGTTGCGGCTGCCGTTCCTCATCCCGTACGCGATCTCCGGCGTCGCGGTGGGCGTGGTCTGGAAGTTCGTGCTGCAGAACGGCGGCGGGCTGAGCCAGGCGCTGGACGCGCTCGGCCTGCCCGGCGCCGACCTGCGCTGGCTCAGCGACGCACCGCTGAACACGCTCGTCATGATCGGCGCGGCGGCCTGGCAGCAGAGCGGCGTCAACGCGCTGCTGTTCGTCATCGGGCTGCAGTCGATCCCGCGCGAGCCGATCGAGGCCGCCCGGCTGGACGGTGCGTCCGGCTGGCGGATGTTCCGGCACCTGACCTGGCCGATGCTGCGTCCGCTGACGACGGTGGTCGTCGGGCTCAGCCTGGTGGCGAGCCTGAAGACGTTCGACATCGTCTGGGTCATGACGAAGGGCGGACCGGGCGGCAACGCCGACACCCTCGCGGTGACGATGTACGAGGAGACGTTCGTGAACAGCGCCTACGGTGCCGGGTCCGCGGTCGCGGTGTTCCTCAGCGTCGTGACGTTCCTCGCGGCCATCACCTACCTGCGGCGGCAGCTGTCGCCCGAGCGGGCGGTGTGA
- a CDS encoding carbohydrate ABC transporter permease, translating into MTARILRPTILIVLGLIWLAPVYLLLVNASKDPAQYAADQVWRPIGDFALFDNMREAWEIGGLGDAVTSTLIYSVVGPGLAVLFGAAIGFGIVALRLRHGFFWFVLVFGGTVFPLQMILMPLFVGYVEAGVYDTRIGMIAVYTAITVPFAALVMRNFLGGIAHSVFEAAVMDGASTWRIFWRIYLPMSLPALVAVFILQATFVWNDLLLGLALSQSNDVRPLMTAAAALQDTYGGLQLTAVLAGGLLVSLPTVVLFLSTQRIFSRGLNLGQF; encoded by the coding sequence ATGACCGCGCGCATCCTCCGTCCCACGATCCTGATCGTCCTCGGCCTCATCTGGCTGGCCCCGGTCTACCTGCTGCTGGTCAACGCCAGCAAGGATCCCGCGCAGTACGCCGCCGACCAGGTGTGGCGGCCGATCGGCGACTTCGCCCTGTTCGACAACATGCGCGAGGCCTGGGAGATCGGCGGCCTGGGCGACGCCGTCACCAGCACTCTCATCTACAGCGTCGTCGGGCCCGGGCTGGCCGTGCTGTTCGGCGCCGCCATCGGCTTCGGCATCGTCGCGCTGCGGCTCAGGCACGGCTTCTTCTGGTTCGTGCTGGTCTTCGGTGGCACCGTCTTCCCGCTGCAGATGATCCTGATGCCGCTGTTCGTCGGGTACGTCGAGGCCGGCGTGTACGACACCCGGATCGGCATGATCGCCGTCTACACAGCGATCACCGTGCCGTTCGCGGCGCTGGTCATGCGCAACTTCCTCGGCGGCATCGCGCACTCGGTGTTCGAGGCGGCGGTCATGGACGGCGCCAGCACCTGGCGGATCTTCTGGCGCATCTACCTGCCGATGTCGCTCCCCGCCCTGGTGGCGGTGTTCATCCTGCAGGCCACGTTCGTCTGGAACGACCTGCTGCTGGGTCTGGCGCTGAGCCAGTCCAACGACGTCCGGCCACTGATGACGGCCGCGGCCGCGCTCCAGGACACCTACGGCGGCCTGCAGCTGACGGCGGTGCTGGCCGGCGGCCTGCTGGTGTCGCTGCCGACGGTGGTGCTGTTCCTGTCGACGCAGCGGATCTTCAGCCGGGGCCTCAACCTCGGCCAGTTCTAG
- a CDS encoding SDR family NAD(P)-dependent oxidoreductase codes for MRVAVVTGGAAGIGRAVVERLAGDGELVVALDRDAAALDRLAADAAERGWQVRVRPLDVTDAADVERCAAELTERHGSIDTLVCAAGIQRYGTVEETSMELFDEVIAVNLRGVFAVCHHLMPLLRAGDGGAVVVVASVQSYQSQTRVAAYAASKGALVALVRSMALDHAADGVRVNAVLPGSVDTPMLRWAAGLHADGRPADDLVAEWGRSHPLGRVAHPSEVADAVAYLAGPHASFVTGTDLVVDGGLRAGLPVALPEHVKET; via the coding sequence ATGAGAGTGGCCGTGGTCACCGGCGGTGCCGCCGGCATCGGCCGGGCGGTCGTCGAACGGCTGGCCGGCGACGGCGAACTGGTGGTCGCGCTCGACCGCGACGCCGCCGCGCTGGACCGGCTGGCGGCCGACGCCGCCGAGCGCGGCTGGCAGGTGCGGGTCCGGCCACTGGACGTCACCGACGCCGCCGACGTCGAGCGGTGCGCCGCGGAGCTGACGGAGCGGCACGGCAGCATCGACACCCTGGTGTGCGCCGCCGGCATCCAGCGCTACGGCACCGTCGAAGAGACCAGCATGGAACTGTTCGACGAGGTCATCGCCGTGAACCTGCGGGGCGTCTTCGCGGTCTGCCACCACCTGATGCCGCTGCTGCGCGCCGGTGACGGCGGCGCCGTCGTGGTCGTCGCCTCGGTGCAGTCGTACCAGTCGCAGACCCGGGTCGCGGCGTACGCGGCGTCGAAGGGCGCCCTGGTCGCGCTGGTCCGGTCGATGGCACTGGACCACGCGGCCGACGGCGTCCGCGTCAACGCCGTGCTGCCCGGCTCGGTCGACACCCCGATGCTGCGCTGGGCCGCCGGCCTGCACGCCGACGGCCGCCCGGCAGACGACCTCGTCGCCGAGTGGGGCCGGTCGCATCCGCTGGGCCGGGTCGCGCACCCGTCCGAGGTGGCCGACGCCGTCGCCTACCTGGCCGGGCCGCACGCGAGCTTCGTCACCGGCACCGACCTCGTGGTCGACGGCGGCCTGCGGGCCGGCCTGCCGGTGGCCCTGCCCGAGCACGTGAAGGAGACCTGA